From Nicotiana tabacum cultivar K326 chromosome 22, ASM71507v2, whole genome shotgun sequence, one genomic window encodes:
- the LOC107796418 gene encoding alanine aminotransferase 2, mitochondrial-like, with amino-acid sequence MQILYCNVGNPSILRSLHYVTIQLFWAKVKFAICDLLVILDKSETQGLFSADSIERAFQILSQIPGNVTGAYNHSQVRYYLDEETGWGLEIS; translated from the exons ATGCAGATCTTGTACTGCAATGTTGGAAATCCTTCAATACTTAG GTCGTTGCATTATGTGACCATCCAGTTATTTTGGGCAAAAGTGAAATTTGCAATATGTGACCTTCTTGTTATTTTGGACAAAAGTGAAACACAAGGTCTGTTCAG TGCGGATTCAATAGAACGAGCTTTCCAGATCCTCAGCCAAATTCCTGGCAATGTGACAGGTGCATACAACCACAGTCAG GTTCGCTATTATCTTGATGAAGAAACGGGATGGGGACTGGAGATCTCATAG